A single region of the Pseudochaenichthys georgianus unplaced genomic scaffold, fPseGeo1.2 scaffold_839_arrow_ctg1, whole genome shotgun sequence genome encodes:
- the LOC117444570 gene encoding interphotoreceptor matrix proteoglycan 1-like, translating into MPYLQANLTGFKKLEILNFRRGSVVVNSKVKFSRSVPYNITEAVTCVLEEFCSDAMKHLHIQIDTHSLDVEPADQADPCKFLACEEFSRCVLSGRMKEARCVCEPGFLSVDGLPCQSVCDLNPDFCRHRDSPALSGLSS; encoded by the exons ATGCCGTACCTGCAGGCCAACCTGACGGGCTTCAAGAAGCTGGAGATCCTGAACTTCAGGCGGGGCAGCGTGGTGGTGAACAGCAAGGTGAAGTTCTCCCGCTCCGTGCCATACAACATCACTGAGGCCGTGACATGCGTCCTGGAGGAGTTCTGCTCCGACGCCATGAAGCACCTGCACATCCAGATCGACACACACTCTCTGGACGTGGAGCCAG cgGATCAGGCGGATCCCTGTAAGTTCCTGGCCTGTGAGGAGTTCTCTCGCTGCGTTCTGAGCGGCAGGATGAAAGAAGCTCGGTGTGTTTGTGAACCTGGTTTCCTGTCAGTGGACGGACTTCCCTGCCAGAGTGTTTGTGACCTGAATCCAGACTTCTGCag